A genomic region of Bactrocera dorsalis isolate Fly_Bdor chromosome 3, ASM2337382v1, whole genome shotgun sequence contains the following coding sequences:
- the LOC125777440 gene encoding probable cytochrome P450 12b2, mitochondrial — translation MISKFTLLYAGSGQQATKCVMDQLLVRQLSNSSPRAQHVILEHFETKEEAREDPEWVNAKDYEQIPGPSSYRMLRDQLPGGRLYKTNMHVLERHYRERYGDIFRISGILGKPDTVFTFNPADFETVYRNETIWPVRVGLESLGHYRLKKRPDVFQGVAGLVTSQGRAWGDIRNKVNPVMMKVQNIRQNLPEVDNIAQDFLDRLDSKLDHNTGKLTTDLTEEIKMWAFESVAVVALNTRLGLLARDKPDPNVLKIVDGMNAFFEKAYTYDVTPSFWKYIETPGFKELMKAYEDVTDATTFYIEKAMEKFENEQNDEARSVLEKLYRINKNVAVVMAIDMLMAGLDTTSATVISVLHFLGQNPEKQEELRKELFKLLPDPKMPLTEENTKNMPYLRACIKESLRLKPIANGNFRLSGRDIVLSGYKVPKGVGVYMATMSLSNSDEYFERSAEFLPERWIKAAKATCPVSQKHNPFVYLPFGFGPRTCIGKRLAELEMETLLVRLIRNYRVTWVGEKPLEYINDLILRPTGEMKFKFEKL, via the exons ATGATATCAAAGTTTACTCTTTTGTACGCCGGCAGTGGCCAGCAGGCGACCAAATGCGTAATGGATCAGCTGTTGGTGCGTCAGCTGTCAAATAGTTCGCCGCGCGCTCAACAT GTGATTCTTGAGCATTTCGAAACCAAGGAAGAAGCACGTGAGGACCCCGAATGGGTAAATGCGAAAGATTACGAGCAGATTCCTGGCCCTAGCAGCTATCGTATGTTGAGAGATCAATTACCAGGAG GTCGTCTATATAAAACTAACATGCATGTATTGGAAAGGCATTATCGTGAACGATATGGCGATATATTTCGTATAAGTGGAATTTTGGGTAAACCCGACACTGTGTTCACCTTCAATCCAGCAGATTTTGAAACAGTCTACCGCAATGAAACCATCTGGCCGGTAAGGGTAGGTTTGGAGAGTTTGGGACATTATCGGCTTAAGAAGCGACCAGATGTTTTTCAAGGCGTTGCTGGCTTAGTCACGTC ACAGGGCAGAGCTTGGGGCGATATACGTAATAAAGTAAATCCGGTTATGATGAAGGTACAGAATATCCGACAGAACTTGCCAGAAGTTGATAATATTGCGCAAGACTTTTTGGATAG ATTGGACTCAAAGTTGGACCACAACACCGGCAAATTGACCACCGATCTTACAGAAGAAATTAAAATGTGGGCTTTCGAGTCGGTCGCGGTGGTCGCGCTCAACACGCGCTTGGGTCTTTTAGCGCGCGACAAGCCAGATCCTAATGTCCTAAAAATTGTCGACGGTATGAATGCATTTTTCGAAAAGGCCTACACATACGATGTGACACCGTCATTTTGGAAGTACATTGAAACACCCGGCTTTAAAGAGCTTATGAAAGCTTATGAAGATGTTACCGACGCCACCACATTCTATATTGAAAAGGCGATGGAGAAGTTCGAAAATGAGCAAAATGACGAAGCGCGTAGCGTGCTGGAGAAACTTTATCGTATAAATAAGAATGTGGCTGTGGTGATGGCTATAGACATGCTGATGGCCGGTTTGGATACG ACCTCTGCCACAGTTATTTCGGTGCTACACTTTTTGGGTCAAAACCCCGAAAAGCAGGAAGAACTGCGCAAAGAGCTTTTTAAGCTGCTGCCTGATCCAAAAATGCCTTTAACTGAGGAGAATACCAAAAATATGCCTTACTTGCGCGCTTGTATAAAGGAATCGCTACGCCTTAAGCCTATCGCCAACGGTAACTTCCGCCTGTCCGGTCGTGATATTGTGCTTTCCGGTTATAAGGTGCCCAAAGGCGTCGGCGTTTATATGGCTACCATGTCACTTTCCAATAGTGATGAGTACTTCGAAAGAAGTGCAGAATTCTTGCCAGAACGTTGGATCAAGGCAGCCAAAGCCACCTGCCCAGTCTCACAGAAACACAACCCGTTTGTCTATTTGCCATTTGGCTTTGGTCCACGCACATGCATTGGCAAGCGGCTTGCCGAGCTAGAGATGGAAACGCTTTTAGTGAGATTGATTCGCAATTATCGAGTGACTTGGGTGGGTGAGAAGCCACTAGAATATATAAACGATTTGATTTTGCGCCCAACTGGAGAAATGAAGTTCAAGTTTGAGAAGTTGTGa